In the genome of Vibrio ziniensis, the window CGAGTAGTAGTAAGAACATAGGTTACCTACTACAGAAACCAATTCTGGGTGCTCTTTCTTCAAGCGACGGAAGTGTTCAACTGGAACCTCGTAGCTGATATCGATCTCACCCGCTAGGAAACGGTTCATTTCAGCAACTTGGTTTTCGATCGGTAGGAAAGTTACTTTGTTGATTACAGTGTGTGAATCATCCCAGTATTGAGGGTTACGTTTAAGTACTAAACGCTCGTTCACTACCCAGTTTTCAACAACGTATGCGCCGTTACCAACAAAGTGTTCTGGCTTAGTCCATTGGTCACCAAATTTCTCTACTGTTGCTTGATTAACTGGTTTCATGGTTGTGTGACCAGTCATCATTACGAAATATGGAACCGCAGAATCAAGTTCAACAACTAGAGTATTTGCATCTTTAGCGTGTACACCTAGTTCGCTCTTGTCCTTTTTCCCTGCAATGATATCTGCTGCGTTCTTCATCTGGGTCATTTCCATGTACCAAGAGTATGGAGAAGCAGTTGCAGGATCTACAGCACGTTGCCAGCTGTATACGAAATCTTGTGCAGTTACAGGTTCGCCGTTAGACCATTTAGCACCTTCACGAATGTGGAAAGTGAATGTTTTGTTGTCTGAAGTTTCCCAGCGGTCTGCAACACCAGGAATAACCTTACCGTCAGCATCTTGGTTTACCAAGCCTTCTAGTAGGTCACGAATAACGTGTGATTCTGGAACACCTTGAGATTTGTGCGGGTCAATGGTCGCTACTTCTGTACCGTTACCACGAACGATCTCTTGCACTGGAGCTAGCTTAGTACCCGCAGGTACGTTCGCAGCAAAAGCTGTAAGAGAAGTTGTTGCCACCGCTAGACCAGCACCTAGTAAAAGTGCTTGTGTGATTTTGTTCTTATACATCTGTATAAACTCCAAGTTTTAGTATTGCATCCATGACTTCTTTGCATTTCGGCTAGAACGGCTAACCTAAAAGATGCTGGAATAGACTGAATATAGACATATTCCATACAAAGAATGCGGCAAACATTATCAAGCATTGAAGCAATTTGCCATAAAATTAGAATAAAAAGAGATTATATTCTTACTGAAACTTAATAATTAGAGATAAAATCCAATTCAAAGCCAACGCGCAGGACAACAGCGGAAAGTAATCCTTTACATTAGATATAAATATCGATTTATCTAACTAAAAACGCATTCTCAGCATCTTGCACTAGAAAATAACAATGATTTTAACATTTTGTGCACAATAACAGGGAGGTTGTGTGATTATCATCTCATCAGACGAGAAGAATTTGTGAGCAAGCTCACTCACATGCACTACCTTAGACTTAAACGCCCAATTTTAGCGCATATGAAACCTTAGATTCAGTGTTAAATGGCTATGCAGAACCACACTATGCA includes:
- a CDS encoding ABC transporter substrate-binding protein, with the protein product MYKNKITQALLLGAGLAVATTSLTAFAANVPAGTKLAPVQEIVRGNGTEVATIDPHKSQGVPESHVIRDLLEGLVNQDADGKVIPGVADRWETSDNKTFTFHIREGAKWSNGEPVTAQDFVYSWQRAVDPATASPYSWYMEMTQMKNAADIIAGKKDKSELGVHAKDANTLVVELDSAVPYFVMMTGHTTMKPVNQATVEKFGDQWTKPEHFVGNGAYVVENWVVNERLVLKRNPQYWDDSHTVINKVTFLPIENQVAEMNRFLAGEIDISYEVPVEHFRRLKKEHPELVSVVGNLCSYYYSFNTKKKPFDDVRVRKAISYAIDRNIVSDAIMGQGQKPAYFLTPEITSGFNPVMPAYGKMTQKERNEEAARLLKEAGYDKNNPLKFTLLYNTSENHKKVAVAIGSMWKKTLGIDVTLENQEWKTYLSSKDQGNFEMARAGWCGDYNEASSFLTLMTSNNTTGGQHWGNKDYDAIIDKALTSTSEEERQKLYADAEALMAKDMPIAPIYQYVKTRLLSKKVGGFPANNAEEKIYSKDLYIKAE